From Geotalea uraniireducens Rf4:
GTTCAGCGCGGTATCCCAGCTTCTGACCCATTTCCCTTTGTCATAACATTCCACGAGAAATCCTTCCAGCTTCTCCATCTGCGGGTAAGGATACGTCTTGACGTCAAGGTAGAAATCCTTTGCCTGCCTGGTCAATACAATCTTGTTGTCCTTCTCGATGGGCTGGTATTTCAGCTCCACTAAATCCGAACCGGATTGAGAATCGCTGCTGGGCGGGGCAATTGCCGTAAAGCTGATGGTAGAAGCCGGTTTGCCGAAAAAATCCCGGTCTTCGACGACAAAAAACTGTTTCTTCTTGGCCATGTTAAACTTGTTGAAATATGCCGAGGCAATTTCCCGCCGCAGCATATCCAGTGTGGTGCGCAGCTCCCGTCGTGCTTCCATTCCGGACACCGCAGCTTCGCGCCCGTTCATCACGGAAAAGTAGGTGCCGTAGAGTGCTCCGGTGAGGATGACGAGAAGCGCCATGGCCACCAGTAGCTCCAGCAGCGTAAAGCCCTTATTTTGCAATGTATTCGACAAGGGACAGCTTATTTTTATCTCCTCCCCAGCCTACCGTCAGGATTACTTTATTCAAGCCGGGCAAGTCAGTAGGGGATGTATCCACCTGCCACGTCATGTCCGGGTGGTCAGGGGCAAAGGTCCCTTTCTTTTCCTGCAGGTTCTTGAAACCGGGATCATCCATCTTTCCACGCGCCAGCAGGACGGCAATGGTTTCCTCCTTGTCGCGGCTGACTACGGACAGATGGTAATTGAAGGAAGTGATGACGGTCAACACAACTCCCGCCATGATGGCCAGCGCAATCATTATCTCCAGGAGGGTGAAACCTTTCACATCTCCTCCTGGTAGCCTTGCTCCACCTTGACCTTGCCGCTGTTCGGGTAGGCGATTACGGTGTAATGCCCGCTGCTGTTCCCTTTCAGGTGAATGGTCGTGAATTCCGCCAGGCCGCCGGGGCCGAAGGGCACTATTACCTCGCCGTCGGTAACTTTTCCCAGCCGTGGTATGGTCACGTCTTCGATGGTTATTCCTTCGGCAATGAAGCGCTTGTTGAGGAACTGGTCGTCTGCCGTGGTTTCTTCTCCTCCTGCGGTGAGCTTTTTCACGATTATCGTACTGTCTGCCAGGTTCAGGTGCATCCGATAGATACTATTGGCCGTAATAGCTCGATCGCTGAGAAATCTGATCCCTGAAGCAAGGGTGCGCGCGGAACTGCGAAGTTTGCCGGATTCTGTGGAGGGGAGCCGCGGCAGCACCACGAGCACGACGATTGAGAGGATGGCAATTACCACCATCAGCTCGATGAGGGTGAAACCGGCGGAAAAACAGGTACGAGGATCGAGGTTCGAGGCTAATGTTTTTTCCTCGCTCCTCTTTCCTTTTTCCTCGAACCTTTCTTCTCGCTCCTTGTTCCTCATGCCTACTTGATGTTCCAGCTTTCAATATCGGCGTTCTTTCCTTCACCGCCTCTGGCGCCGTCAGCCCCCAAGGAAGAGAGGTCGTAGTCGCCATGTTCGCCTGGGGAGAGATAGATGTAATCATTCCCCCAGGGGTCTTTGGGGACATTCTTGTTGTCCAGATACCCTTCTGCCTTGTAGTTCTTCGGGATCTGGCCGACGGTCGGCTTAGCCACCAGTGCCGAGAGCCCCTGCTCGGTGGTCGGGAAGTTGCCGTTGTCCAGTTTGTAAAGCTTCAAGGCGGTTTCGAAATTGCGAATCTGCACCTTGGCGTCGGCGATTTTGGCGTCGTCGGATCGGCCGATAATTTTCGGCGCCACCAGTGCCGCCAGCAAGGCCAGAATGACCACCACAATCATAATCTCAATGAGGGTAAAGCCGCGGTTGTTATTGGTCGTATTAATCATATGAAACCTCCGTTTGATCTGTTCTTTATAAGAGCGCCCTTGTGGTGCCATGGGTTGACCATGTACAAGAGTCGTCCCTACTTTACCAGTTCGTTTAACTGGAAGATGGGGAGCAACACGGCAATGACTACGAAACCGACGCTGAGACCCATTGCCAGGATGAGGAGCGGCTCCAACAGGGCCATCGAGCGGGTGGTAGATGATTCAAACTCCTTTTCAAAAGCCTCTCCGGCCTTGATGAGCATCTTCTCCAGCTCCCCCCCTTTTTCCCCTACTGCGACCATGTGCACTAACAGAGGCGGAAACAGTGGGCTTTTCCTCAGGGTTGCCGAGAGACTTCCCCCCTGGATCAGCTCCTCGCTGGCCTCCATGAGAATGGCGCGATATTCACGGTTGACTATCGCTGCGCCGGTGATTTCCATGGCCTTGATCACCGGCACGCCGCTCATGAGCAAGAGCCCCAGCACCTTGGCGAAGCGGGAAAGGATCAGTCTTTGCAGCAGTGAACCGAAGAGGGGGAGCTTGAGCAGCAAGCGGTCCCTCTTCCGGCACATGGTTTCGTTGCTCTTGAGTTTTTTCGATGCGTAGCTGATGGCGAAACCGAGGATGATGAGTGCCCACCACCCTTTACGCACCAGGTTGCTGACCTTGATCAGGATGATGGTTATCAGGGGGAGAGTGGCCTTGCTCTCTTCGAAAACAGTGACGATCTTCGGTACGACAAAGGCGAGGAGGAAGAGCATGACGACAACGCCTACCACCACCATGAGGATCGGGTAGGCGAGTGAGGTGATCACCTTGCTCCTGATCGCAGCCTGGTCTTCGAGGAACTCGGCAAGCCGTTCCAGGACCACTTCCAGTGCCCCGCTCGCCTCGCCTGCCGAGACCATGCCTATGTAGCTGTCGCTGAAGATCTGCGGCTCGGCGGCAAGAGCTTTGGCGAGGCTGGTGCCTTCGGCCAGCCGGTCGCGGACCCGACCGAGCATCTTTCTCAGTTCTCCCGGTCGTTCCTGGTCATAGAGGGTGTTGATGGACTCATAGACCGGGACGGACGAGCCCAAAAGCGTGGCGAGCCGCCTCGTCATCAGGGAGAGTTCCGGTAGCCCCACCTTGCTGCGGAAGAGTTGCACCCCTTTCCGGGGTCCGGCCTCATCGGCCGGGGCGATCTCCTTCGGATAGAGGCCGTCGCTTTTCAGACGCTGTTTAGCCTCATTCGGGCTTCCTGCCTCGATGGTGCCGGTGACTTCGCTTCCCCCCGGTTTATAGGCGCTATAACGGAAGGTCGGCATAGTCCTCCTGCGTTACCCGCAGTACTTCTTCGATGGTGGTAATGCCGGCCGCCGCCTTGGCGAGACCGTCTTCGCGCAGGGTACGCATGCCCCTGGAGATGGCGTATTCCTTTATGACGCCGGCAGGGGCCTGCTTGATGATCATGGAACAGAGCTCGGAGTCGATAAGGAGGAATTCGTAGATGCCGATCCTGCCCGTGCTCCCGAGATTGAAGCATTTGTCGCACCCGCGGCCGCGGTACAGCACCGGCGGCAGCTTGATACCGGCGTATTCCCGTTCCGGCTTGTATTCTTCCTTGCAGTGGGGGCAGATTACCCGTACCAGCCGCTGGGCCATGACCGCCGACAGGGAGGATGCCACCATGAATGGCTCGACACCCATGTCGATGAGACGAGTCACGGCGGTTGCGGCATCGTTGGTATGAAGGGTGGAGAGCACCAGGTGGCCGGTGAGGCTCGCCTGCATGGCGATTTCTGCTGTTTCGGCGTCGCGGATCTCGCCGACCATGATGATGTCAGGGTCTTGGCGGAGTATGGAACGCAACCCCCCGGCAAAGGTGAGGTCGATCTTCGGGTTGACCTGGATCTGGCCGATCCCCTTCAGTTGGTATTCTATCGGGTCTTCGATGGTTATGATGTTCTTTTCCGGCGTGTTGATCCGGTTGAGAGCCGCGTAAAGGGTTGTCGTCTTGCCGCTGCCGGTCGGCCCGGTGACGAGGATGATGCCGTTTGAGCGCGAAAGGAGCCGCTCCATGGACGCAACATTTTCCGGCGACAGGCCGATATTCGCCAGGGAGATGACCCCCCGCTGCTTGTCCAGAAGTCGTAGCACAACCCGCTCGCCGAAAAAGGTGGGGATGATGGAGACACGGATGTCCACGTCCCGGCCGGCAACGATGACCCTGAGCCTTCCGTCCTGGGGGAGCCGTTTTTCGGCTATGTTCAGGCCGGACATGATCTTGACCCGGGAAGTGAGGGCTTCCTGCACCACCTTGGGGGGGGTGAGCATCTTGTAAAGGATGCCGTCGATCCTGAACCGGACCTCCAGATCCCTTTCGAACGGTTCGATGTGGATATCGCTTGCACGCTCCTTGACCGCCTGGAAGAGGATTGAATTCAAGAGGCGGATCACGGGGGCTTCATCGGTCAGGTCGAGCAGGTCCTTCGGCTCATTGAATTCGGATGCAATGGCGGAGAGCTCTACTCCTTCCAACTCTTCAACCACGTCCTGGGCAGAGCCGGAGATCCTGGCGTAGAGGCGGTTGATGGCGTCCAGCACCGCCTGGCGCGGCACTGCCACTGCCTGCACAGGCATGCCGAAAACTCCCTGCAGTTCATCGAGGGCGAGGAGGTTGGCCGGGTTTCCGGCGGCGGCTACCAGTTTGCCGTCATCTTCTTTCAACGGCAGAAGAAGGTTATTGCGGGCGAATGCCAGCGGCAGACGCATCAACAGCGCCGTATCCACCCGGCTGTCTTCTATCTCCTGCAGGAAGGGGATGCCGAGTTTTGCGGCAACGGCTTGTATGTCGATATTATTTGTCATAGTCCTCTTGAAAACCGGTCATCTGTCACCAGTCGCGGCATCATGCTTGATCATGAGTTCTTTGTCCAGGTTGAACGGTTTGTCCGAACTGACCGCGTTACCGAACTTCTGTTTCTGGATTTCGGAGATCTCCGCTACTTCCTGAGCCCCCCTGACGATGCGGGGGGTGAGGACGATCAACAGGTTCGTCTTCTGCCGTGTGGTGTTCTTGAACTTGAAGAGCCAGCCGAGAAACGGGATGTCGCCCAAGAGCGGTATCTTGTTTACGGTTTCCTGCTCCCGGTCCTGGATCAGCCCGCCGATCACCATGGTATCCTTGTCCTTGACGGCGACCGACGTCTTCGCCGACCGCTTGGTGGTTATCAGGTCTGACGCGCCGGAAACCGTAGTGTTTGAAATGGCGGAGATTTCCTGGTAAATGTCGAGCTTTACGTATTCCCCTTCGCTGATCTGGGGGGTGATCTTGAGGGTTATGCCGGTATCCTTCCGCTCGATGGATTGGAATGAAGGGGTGGTGGTGTTGGAAATGGTGACGTTCCCCTTGAACGGGACGTTTTCGCCGACGAAGATCTCAGCTTCCTTATTGTCCGAGGTCATGATGGTCGGGGTGGAGAGGACGTTGACTGCACCCAGCGAGTCAAGGGCCCTCAATACCGCCGAAAAGTTCAGCGCTGTTCCCGTCAGGTCGGGAATGGTTATGCCGGCACTTTTCAGGTTTGCCAGGGCGGTCAGGAGCGTGGTGAAGGTATCCTGCGGGTCGTAGAGCCCTGCCGCGGTTGCTGTGCCGTTGGATGCGCCGCCGAGAACTCCCCACTGTACGCCCAGATCCTTGAGCTTGCTGAGTGAGACTTCGGCGATCACAGCCTCGACGAAGACCTGGCGGCGGCGCTTGTCGAGCTTCTGGATCACCTGGATGAGGTTCTGGTAATCGGTGGGCGACGCCATGATGACCAGTGAATTGGTTGCCTTGTCAGGGGTGATGCTGATTTTGCCCCCTTCAAAAGGCGATTGTTGCGGCGCGTTTGCGGCTCCCGGTTGGCTGGGGGCAGCAGCCGCAGATGATCCCTTGACCACACCATCCAACACCTTGGCAACTTCGGTCGCATCGGCATTTTCAAGGTAATAGACATTGACCTTGCTGCTCGTAGTCGGGGGGATAACGTCGATCAGGGTAATCAGTTTCTTGATGTCATCCTTGTCTTTGGCATTGCCGAATATGATCAGGGCGTTGAGGCGGGCGTCGGGAAGGATGAGCCCTCCGGCTCCTGCTGCCGGTTGTCCGGCGGGTTTTGTCGCCTTATCCCTGCTCCCGAGCCATTCCTTTACCACGTTGGCAACGCTTTCCGCCGAAGCGTTTTTAAGGAAGACGAGCTCAGCCCCCTCGCGTTTCTGGTCGGTATCGATAAGTTGCAGTATCGTCAGAATCTTCTGGATGTTCAGAGACGAATCAACGAGGAGCAGCATGTTGGTAGGGCCGAACGAGGAGATATAGCCATCTTTGGAGACCATTGGCTGGAGGAAAGTCACCGCTTCCTGGCTGGAGATGTGGTCGAGGGTGATGACCCGTGCCACATATGCTTCGTTAACCGGGCTGCGCTCCTTGTCTGAATAAATCCGCATTCCCGATTGCTTGGCATTGGCCGTCGGCACTATCTTCAGGACTTTCCCAGCGGGGACGATGGTGAAGCCCTTCAGTTCCAGCACCGAGGTAAAGACGTTGAACGCTTCTTCGGTGGAGAGTTTTGCCGGTGAAAAGACCGAGATCTTCCCCTTTACCCGGTCATCCATGACGAAGTTCTTGCCGGTCAGGTCACTGATGAACTTGACCATGGTGGAGATGTCCACGTCGCTGAAATTCAGCACCACTCCTTTGGCCAGCGCCACGGAAGGTACTGCTGCAAAAATGATCAGGGCAATGATGATATGCGAAATGCGTTTATTCAATGATGCCTCCCAAAAAAAAACAGGGACTGGGGAACAGGGATCCGGGATCGGCGGCAACCATCGAAAAAGGATTTTTCGTTTGTTGCACTTTTCACCATCCACTCTTCACCATTCACGGTTTTATCGTATGTCGTAGTTAAACGTTGTCGGTTGGCCGTCACGTACCAGGTCCAGCTTGATGCGATTCTGCCCCTTGAGCGATGCAAAGGACTGTATTGCCTTTTCCGGCGAATCGATGGGAAAATCGTTGATGCTGAGGAGCACGTCGCCGTTTTTTATCCCTATGGTGCCGAAGATCCCCTGTGGCTTCACTTCCGAAATTCTGAACCCTTCGACCTTGCCATTCTTTATGCTTGGCAGGAGTCGTGCGTCGGTCATTGCCTGGCCGATGTTGTCCAGGGATGCGTTGAGTGCGCGCTGATCAATTACATAGCTTCCAACTCCCACCTGCGATGCAAGTCCTCTGGCTTCCCCCGGCACGGCGGCTTGTGTCTGCGGTGCTGCTGCTTCAGTTGCAATCGCCGTTGGGGTGAGTATTTTGATCCGTCTGCCGCCCACCAGTATTTCTGCCACTTCTTTTTTGACGGCAACCAGTGGTCCGGTGTCGAAAACCGTATCACCAAGCCGGAAAACACGCTCTTCTTTGCTGCTCGATTTCTGTACCAGGGCGAACGTCTCGCGGAAGGAGCCGACAGCCGTCCCCAACAGGATCAGGTCTCCCTGTGAAACGGTCGGCGCCGCTTTAGTCGCGGTCGCCTGGACGACCGGCGAAAGCCTTCCCTGGGTGGCCTTGCCGAATAATCCCTTTTCCAGGATCGGCGCAAATGACATGAGGTCTTCGGCTATGTTGGAAGAAGACGGGGGGGGGGAGGCTTTTTTTGCACCCTTTGGATAGAGCTTGGTAAGTCTGAAAGAGATCAGGTCAGAGGAAATCAAGGCCAAAGCCATGATAATCAGAAACGTGAGAAATATGTTGGTCGGCAAAATCCATTTCTGCATGTGAGCCCTTTTGGGTAACGATAAAACAAACTAAATATAGTAAAAGTAACTATCATATGCAAGGGAAAAGACGGTGCTGTTTCAGCCCTGTTTCAGGTAATGTCGGCACTGTAATGAAGGTAACCGACCGTTGTGAAGCCGGCTGCTTTTTGATGACGCCGGAAGTCTGATTTGTTTGAGTTGTTGAATTGCCGCCATGGGCTGTGTTAGTATCAACTAAATATTTTTTGCCGGCGCAATACAGCTGCTCCGTTACACTCCCGGGAGATAGATTCCTGGCGGGAGGTTTTACCCATGAAACCGGTTTTTGTCACGGCTTCCACAATACAGGAACTTTCCATGCTCGTCCGGGTCATTGGCGCCCGGCAAAGGGCCGACGCCGGACTGCGCGAGGTCTATGACGGGCGCATCGGCAAGCGGGATATCATCATCGCCGTGACCGGCATGGGGAAAGTAAATGCTGCTTCAGCCATAACGGCACTTTTGGAACATGTATCGCCACAGATTCTTATAAATACCGGCTGCTGCGGCGCTTATAGGGGGAGCAGCCTCACCCCGGGAGATCTCGCGGTTGCAACTGCCGAGATCTTTGCCGATGAAGGTGTGTTGACTTCGACAGGGTGGCGGCCACTGGACTTTATCGGCATCCCTTTCGTGGTGCGAAATGGGAAATCCTTTTTCAAT
This genomic window contains:
- a CDS encoding prepilin-type N-terminal cleavage/methylation domain-containing protein, translating into MKGFTLLEIMIALAIMAGVVLTVITSFNYHLSVVSRDKEETIAVLLARGKMDDPGFKNLQEKKGTFAPDHPDMTWQVDTSPTDLPGLNKVILTVGWGGDKNKLSLVEYIAK
- the gspD gene encoding type II secretion system secretin GspD; this translates as MNKRISHIIIALIIFAAVPSVALAKGVVLNFSDVDISTMVKFISDLTGKNFVMDDRVKGKISVFSPAKLSTEEAFNVFTSVLELKGFTIVPAGKVLKIVPTANAKQSGMRIYSDKERSPVNEAYVARVITLDHISSQEAVTFLQPMVSKDGYISSFGPTNMLLLVDSSLNIQKILTILQLIDTDQKREGAELVFLKNASAESVANVVKEWLGSRDKATKPAGQPAAGAGGLILPDARLNALIIFGNAKDKDDIKKLITLIDVIPPTTSSKVNVYYLENADATEVAKVLDGVVKGSSAAAAPSQPGAANAPQQSPFEGGKISITPDKATNSLVIMASPTDYQNLIQVIQKLDKRRRQVFVEAVIAEVSLSKLKDLGVQWGVLGGASNGTATAAGLYDPQDTFTTLLTALANLKSAGITIPDLTGTALNFSAVLRALDSLGAVNVLSTPTIMTSDNKEAEIFVGENVPFKGNVTISNTTTPSFQSIERKDTGITLKITPQISEGEYVKLDIYQEISAISNTTVSGASDLITTKRSAKTSVAVKDKDTMVIGGLIQDREQETVNKIPLLGDIPFLGWLFKFKNTTRQKTNLLIVLTPRIVRGAQEVAEISEIQKQKFGNAVSSDKPFNLDKELMIKHDAATGDR
- a CDS encoding type II secretion system protein GspJ, which produces MSNTLQNKGFTLLELLVAMALLVILTGALYGTYFSVMNGREAAVSGMEARRELRTTLDMLRREIASAYFNKFNMAKKKQFFVVEDRDFFGKPASTISFTAIAPPSSDSQSGSDLVELKYQPIEKDNKIVLTRQAKDFYLDVKTYPYPQMEKLEGFLVECYDKGKWVRSWDTALNNNRLPESVRITLRVKEGDKIAEYTATASPRIKGP
- the gspE gene encoding type II secretion system ATPase GspE → MTNNIDIQAVAAKLGIPFLQEIEDSRVDTALLMRLPLAFARNNLLLPLKEDDGKLVAAAGNPANLLALDELQGVFGMPVQAVAVPRQAVLDAINRLYARISGSAQDVVEELEGVELSAIASEFNEPKDLLDLTDEAPVIRLLNSILFQAVKERASDIHIEPFERDLEVRFRIDGILYKMLTPPKVVQEALTSRVKIMSGLNIAEKRLPQDGRLRVIVAGRDVDIRVSIIPTFFGERVVLRLLDKQRGVISLANIGLSPENVASMERLLSRSNGIILVTGPTGSGKTTTLYAALNRINTPEKNIITIEDPIEYQLKGIGQIQVNPKIDLTFAGGLRSILRQDPDIIMVGEIRDAETAEIAMQASLTGHLVLSTLHTNDAATAVTRLIDMGVEPFMVASSLSAVMAQRLVRVICPHCKEEYKPEREYAGIKLPPVLYRGRGCDKCFNLGSTGRIGIYEFLLIDSELCSMIIKQAPAGVIKEYAISRGMRTLREDGLAKAAAGITTIEEVLRVTQEDYADLPL
- the gspG gene encoding type II secretion system major pseudopilin GspG, which codes for MINTTNNNRGFTLIEIMIVVVILALLAALVAPKIIGRSDDAKIADAKVQIRNFETALKLYKLDNGNFPTTEQGLSALVAKPTVGQIPKNYKAEGYLDNKNVPKDPWGNDYIYLSPGEHGDYDLSSLGADGARGGEGKNADIESWNIK
- the gspC gene encoding type II secretion system protein GspC; the encoded protein is MQKWILPTNIFLTFLIIMALALISSDLISFRLTKLYPKGAKKASPPPSSSNIAEDLMSFAPILEKGLFGKATQGRLSPVVQATATKAAPTVSQGDLILLGTAVGSFRETFALVQKSSSKEERVFRLGDTVFDTGPLVAVKKEVAEILVGGRRIKILTPTAIATEAAAPQTQAAVPGEARGLASQVGVGSYVIDQRALNASLDNIGQAMTDARLLPSIKNGKVEGFRISEVKPQGIFGTIGIKNGDVLLSINDFPIDSPEKAIQSFASLKGQNRIKLDLVRDGQPTTFNYDIR
- a CDS encoding pilus assembly FimT family protein: MRNKEREERFEEKGKRSEEKTLASNLDPRTCFSAGFTLIELMVVIAILSIVVLVVLPRLPSTESGKLRSSARTLASGIRFLSDRAITANSIYRMHLNLADSTIIVKKLTAGGEETTADDQFLNKRFIAEGITIEDVTIPRLGKVTDGEVIVPFGPGGLAEFTTIHLKGNSSGHYTVIAYPNSGKVKVEQGYQEEM
- the gspF gene encoding type II secretion system inner membrane protein GspF encodes the protein MPTFRYSAYKPGGSEVTGTIEAGSPNEAKQRLKSDGLYPKEIAPADEAGPRKGVQLFRSKVGLPELSLMTRRLATLLGSSVPVYESINTLYDQERPGELRKMLGRVRDRLAEGTSLAKALAAEPQIFSDSYIGMVSAGEASGALEVVLERLAEFLEDQAAIRSKVITSLAYPILMVVVGVVVMLFLLAFVVPKIVTVFEESKATLPLITIILIKVSNLVRKGWWALIILGFAISYASKKLKSNETMCRKRDRLLLKLPLFGSLLQRLILSRFAKVLGLLLMSGVPVIKAMEITGAAIVNREYRAILMEASEELIQGGSLSATLRKSPLFPPLLVHMVAVGEKGGELEKMLIKAGEAFEKEFESSTTRSMALLEPLLILAMGLSVGFVVIAVLLPIFQLNELVK
- the mqnB gene encoding futalosine hydrolase, translated to MKPVFVTASTIQELSMLVRVIGARQRADAGLREVYDGRIGKRDIIIAVTGMGKVNAASAITALLEHVSPQILINTGCCGAYRGSSLTPGDLAVATAEIFADEGVLTSTGWRPLDFIGIPFVVRNGKSFFNEFPLSVQAAEKAVHLAAALGLSIKRGKFLTVSTCSGTTGRGDELYRRFGGICENMEGAAAAQIALRYGVDCLEIRGISNMVEDRDLSRWDIPRAVEAAQRFLLKYIEEL